The following are encoded together in the Thermoanaerobaculia bacterium genome:
- a CDS encoding N-acetylmuramoyl-L-alanine amidase, with translation MTLSPDTPGPPPGRGIDPRLKRRLLSGAVDENVRAIQNLPRHKLYRKPPVGRWLLFALAGLGTLAAASWAIWFRPAAPATSPPSTLAAGLAPAPLPQLPPLAPYATLRGPASPMEPGAATAGAQAMGPLDPDLLADFGTDTVPTRLAARLFPVAVRRIVLDPGHGGGDEGTRTPVGLTEKFLTLDIAQRLAQFLAAAGFEVRMTRDTDSKLFLRDRVRFANQAHADLFVSIHVNWLKDGRADRGIETYYLGPSDDPFITELASAENRESGYSMADVRQLLDGIYSDLRQQESRRLAAAVQRRLVGAVREVSREVRDRGVRSAPFLVLVETEMPAILAEVASLASPEEARLLAQPEYRDRLARALFDGIRAYSLATEQLAGR, from the coding sequence TGCTTTCGGGGGCGGTGGACGAGAACGTCCGCGCCATCCAGAACCTGCCGCGACACAAGCTCTATCGCAAGCCTCCGGTGGGCCGCTGGCTGCTCTTCGCGCTGGCTGGGCTCGGCACCCTCGCTGCGGCCTCCTGGGCGATCTGGTTTCGCCCGGCGGCGCCGGCCACGAGCCCACCCTCGACCCTCGCCGCCGGGCTCGCGCCGGCTCCGCTGCCGCAACTGCCGCCGCTCGCCCCCTACGCCACCCTGCGCGGCCCGGCGAGCCCGATGGAGCCGGGCGCCGCGACGGCCGGTGCGCAGGCCATGGGCCCGCTGGATCCCGATCTCCTGGCCGACTTCGGAACCGATACCGTCCCGACCCGGCTGGCGGCCCGGCTCTTCCCGGTGGCGGTGCGGCGGATCGTGCTCGATCCCGGGCACGGCGGCGGCGACGAGGGCACGCGCACCCCGGTCGGCCTGACCGAGAAGTTCCTGACGCTCGACATCGCCCAGCGCCTCGCGCAGTTCCTCGCGGCCGCCGGCTTCGAGGTCCGGATGACGCGTGACACGGACAGCAAGCTCTTTCTGCGCGACCGCGTCCGCTTCGCCAATCAGGCGCACGCCGACCTCTTCGTCTCGATACACGTCAACTGGCTGAAGGACGGGCGCGCCGACCGCGGCATCGAAACCTACTACCTCGGCCCCTCCGACGACCCGTTCATTACCGAGCTGGCGAGCGCCGAGAACCGCGAGTCGGGCTATTCGATGGCCGACGTGCGCCAGCTCCTCGACGGCATCTACAGCGACCTCCGGCAGCAGGAATCCCGCCGCCTCGCGGCCGCCGTGCAACGGCGGCTGGTCGGCGCGGTGCGCGAAGTCAGCCGTGAGGTGCGCGACCGCGGCGTGCGATCGGCCCCCTTCCTCGTGCTCGTCGAGACCGAGATGCCGGCGATCCTGGCCGAGGTCGCCTCGCTCGCGAGTCCCGAGGAGGCGCGGCTCCTGGCGCAGCCGGAGTACCGCGACCGCCTGGCGCGCGCGCTTTTCGATGGAATTCGGGCATACTCTCTGGCCACGGAACAACTGGCAGGAAGATAG
- a CDS encoding rod shape-determining protein yields the protein MSAKDKYLSVGIDLGTSQSAISTSNGGHFVVDSYVGWPVDMVARKVVKKSVLIGAEAIENRSLLDLHRPLEQGLIKEGSEKDIAAVKEILGHLIGLAVSEGAAGAEEKDRKVRAVVGVPAETLRVNKQQLRQVMKGMVDGLIIVSEPFAVAYGLEALLHTLIIDIGAGTTDFCVMKGHYPTEEDQRTLTRAGDSVDDLLGKLIAERHPGIQFSQHMVRSWKEEFGFVGEQKEKVVVQAPAMGKAQKVDITEEMRLACESLVAPFSETMLDLLAAVEPEYQERVRKNVILSGRGSRIRGLAGALEKTLAEVGGGKVTIVEDPVFAGSNGGLAIALDADESDWEKLSA from the coding sequence ATGAGCGCCAAAGATAAGTACCTGTCCGTCGGCATCGACCTGGGCACCTCGCAGAGCGCGATTTCCACCTCGAACGGCGGTCACTTCGTGGTCGACAGCTATGTCGGCTGGCCGGTCGACATGGTGGCGCGCAAGGTGGTCAAGAAATCGGTGCTGATCGGTGCCGAAGCGATCGAGAACCGCAGCCTTCTCGACCTCCATCGCCCCCTCGAGCAGGGCCTCATCAAGGAGGGCTCGGAGAAGGACATCGCGGCGGTCAAGGAGATCCTCGGGCACCTGATCGGACTGGCGGTATCGGAAGGCGCCGCCGGCGCAGAGGAGAAGGACCGCAAGGTCCGCGCCGTCGTCGGGGTCCCCGCCGAGACGCTGCGCGTCAACAAGCAGCAGCTGCGCCAGGTCATGAAGGGGATGGTCGACGGCCTGATCATCGTCTCGGAGCCGTTCGCGGTGGCCTACGGGCTCGAAGCCCTGCTGCACACGCTGATCATCGACATCGGCGCCGGCACGACCGACTTCTGCGTCATGAAGGGTCACTACCCGACCGAAGAGGATCAGCGCACGCTGACGAGGGCGGGCGACTCGGTGGACGACCTGCTCGGCAAGTTGATCGCCGAGCGCCATCCCGGCATCCAGTTCTCGCAGCACATGGTGCGCAGCTGGAAGGAGGAGTTCGGCTTCGTCGGCGAGCAGAAGGAGAAGGTCGTCGTTCAGGCGCCCGCCATGGGGAAGGCCCAGAAAGTCGACATCACCGAGGAGATGCGCCTCGCCTGCGAGAGCCTGGTGGCGCCGTTCTCGGAGACGATGCTCGACCTCCTGGCCGCCGTCGAGCCCGAGTACCAGGAGCGCGTGCGCAAGAACGTCATCCTGTCCGGCCGCGGCTCGCGCATCCGCGGGCTCGCCGGAGCGCTCGAGAAGACGCTCGCCGAGGTCGGGGGTGGCAAGGTGACCATCGTCGAGGATCCCGTCTTCGCGGGATCGAACGGCGGCCTGGCAATCGCTCTCGATGCCGACGAGTCGGATTGGGAAAAGCTTTCGGCATAA